The nucleotide window GTTAAAGTTCCATTAACTGAGGTAACACAATTATTGTTATCCGTTACGGTAACTTCATAGGCATTTGCAATTAAATTATTTATATCCTCTGTTGTTTCTCCATTTGACCATAAATAAGAATATGGAGTTGTTCCACCAATAACTCCTAAATTTATTTCTCCTGTGTTGTCTCCATGACAAAGGATATCAGTAATAGAAACAAAATTTGCTTCTAATAAATTTGGTTCATCAACAATAAATGAACCGGAAACGGTACAACCATATAAATCTGAAACAACAACATCATAAGTATTTGCATTTAATCCTGAAATATTCTGAGTAGTTGATGAATTACTCCATAAATAAGTGTATGCTCCCCAACCACCATCTACTGTGATATTAATAGCACCATTGCTTTCTCCAAAACAATTTGCATTAGTAACAAAGTCGTTCAAAATCATTAAATCACTTGCAGGTTCTTGTATTGTTGCACTTTGAGTAACAGTACAAGCATTATCGTCTGAAACAGTTACAGAGTAAGTATTTGCAGGTAATCCGAGAATTTGGAAATCGGTACTACCATTTGACCATGCATAAGTATAATTTCCTACAACTGTTCCGCCATTAGGTAATGCAGTGATTTGACCTGAATTAGCATTGTAGCAAATATATGGGAAGTAATTTAGTTGAAGTGATATTGATGTTGTAGGTTCGGTTAAAGCCGTTGTGCTGATATCAGTACAACCATGTGAATCGGTTACTGTTACAGAATAATTCCCGGCAGGTACAGAACTTAGGTCTTCAGTTATTTCAAAGTTTGACCAAAAGAAGGTGTAGCCTGGAGAACCTCCAGTTACGCTATGCTCAATTTCGCCTGTGTTTTCTCCATTACAAAGAATATCAGTTACAGAAGTAATGCTTGATACTAATTCTGTAGGTTCATCTACAAAATAAGTTCCAGTTGCAAAACATCCTATTAATCCATCAGAAACTGTTACTAAATAAGTCCCTGTAGTTAGATTTATTAAATCTTCTGCATTAGAACCATTATCCCATACGAAAACATTTGATCCCCAACCACCATTAGTTGAGATATTGATTGATCCAGTATTTTCGCCAAAACAGTTTGCATCAATAACTGTTGAATTACTTATTTCCAATAGAGCCAAAGGTTGATTAATTGTTGCTTGTTGCGTAACACTACAACCATTATCGTCAGAAACAGTTACCTCATATGTTCCAGCAACTAAACCTGAAATTTGGAATGTATTGCTGCCATTAGACCAAATATAGTTATAATCTGTTGGAGTCCCAGCTCCTGGAACAGTACCACCGGATGGAATTGCAGTAATACTTCCGGTATTCGCACCATAACAAATATTTGCCATATAATTTAGTTGTACTGAAATAGCGGCAGCAGGCTCAGTAATAGATGTACTAATAATATCTGAACATCCATGTGAATCAGAGACTGTTACACTGTAGTTTCCAGCAGGGAGAGTATTGATATCTTCTGTTATTTCGCCGTTCGACCATAAATAACTATAGTTTGGAGAACCTCCATTAACTCCCAAATCAATTGAACCTGTATTATTTCCATTACAAAGAATATTTGTTGTTGAATTAAAATTCAATTGTAAATCTGTTGGTTCATCAACGAAATAGCTTCCAACTACAAAACATCCTACTATATCTGTAACAGTAACAGAGTAATTTCCAGTAGGAATATTAATTAGGTCTTCAGTTGTTGCAGCATTACTCCATAAATAGGAATTTAATCCCCAACCACCAAAGCTCGTTATATTTATTGAGCCATTGCTTTCTCCAAAACAGTTTGCATCAGTTACTGATTGGTTATTTATTACTAATAAATCTGTAGGTTGATTAATTGTTGCTTGTTGGGTAACAGTACATCCATTATCATCAGAAACTGTTACTTCATAAGTTCCTGCAGTTAAACCAGAAATTTGGAAAGTATTTCCACCATTAGACCAAATATAGCTATAATCCAATGGGATTCCAGTTCCTGAAATTGTTCCACCTGAAGGAATTGCAGTAATACTTCCAGAGCTTGCACCATAGCAAATATTTGCTACATAGTTCAACTGAACAGATACCTCAGATGCAGGCTCTGTTAGAGTTGTGCTAATTGTTTCACTACAACCATTTGCATCTGAAACAGTTACTTCGTAAGTATCAGCAATCAGATTAGTAATATCTTCTGTTGTTGAGTTATTTGACCATAAATAATTATATGGAAATGTTCCTCCTGCAACGCCAATATAAATATCACCACTGTTATCGCCATTACAAAGAATATCTGTTGAAGAATCTATATTCAAATTCAAAACTGAAGGTTGACCAACAGTATAAGTTGCAATAGCAGTACATCCTATTACACCATCGGTAATAGTTACTGTATAATTGCCTGAAATTAAGTTTATTAAATCTTCAGAAACAGCACCATTACTCCACAAAAATGAATATGAACCCCAACCACCAAAAGGTGTAATGTCAATTGCTCCGTCAGAATTACCAAAACAATCTGCATCATCAATTGTTGAACTACTTATTTGTAATAAATCTGTAGGCTGATTAATTGTTGCTTGCTGAGAAACAGTACATCCATTATCATCAGAAACTGTTACTTCATATGTGCCGGCAGTTAAGCTAGAAATTTGAAATGTATTTCCACCATTAGACCATAAATAATTATAATCGGTAGGTGTACCTGAACCGGAATATGTTCCACCAGTAGGAATTGCAGTAACATTTCCTGTACTTGCCCCAAAACAAATATTTGGAAAATAATTTAATTGAACTGATACTGCACTTGCAGGTTCAGATAAAGTTGCATTTATAGTTGAACTACAACCATGGGCATCTGTAACAGTAACATCATAAGTATTAGCAATTAGATTTGCAATATTTTGTGTCGTTTCAGTATTCGACCATAGATAATCGTAAGGCGTTGTTCCTCCAACAACACTAAGATCAATTGCTCCTGTATTTTCCCCGAAACATAAAATATTCGTTGTGGATGGTATGCCAAGAGTTAAGGCATTTGGCTGATCAACAAAATAACTTGATGTTGCAATGCAATTATTAGCATCTGTTATGGTTACACTGTAGGTTCCGCTTTGCAAATTTTGAATATCTTCTACAATTTGTCCATTGCTCCATAAGTAAGTATAAGATCCCCAACCTCCTTGAGGAGTAATATCTAATGCTCCATTACTTTCACCAAAACAATTTACATCAGTAGTTATTGTTCCATTAATATATAAAGTGTCTAATGGTTGAACAATTGTTGCCGATTGGCTAACTTCGCAACCATTATCGTCAGAAACAGTAACTCCATATGTGCCGGCAGTTAATCCAAGATTTTGGAAAGTATTGTTACCATTTGACCATTGATATGTGTATGCCGTAGTTCCACTACCGGCTACTGTTCCTCCTGAAGCTACAGCTGTTATTTGTCCTGTATTTACTCCATAACAAATATTTGGGAAATAGTTTAATTGTACAGCTGTTGAAGTTGCAGGCTCTGTAATTGTCAAAGAAACTGTATCAGTACAATTTTGAGAATCTGAAATAATTACAGTAAAAGTTCCAGCATTAAGATTACTGTTTGTTGAGCTTGTTACTGCATTGTTCCATAAGTATGAATATGGTGGTGTTCCACTAACTACTGAAGTAGTTATTTCACCTGTTGGAATATTTTTACATAACAAGTCTGTTCCAGACAAAGAGGCAACAGGCATAACAGGTGGATTAATAGTAGCTGAAGCAGTTGCCTGACATCCGTTAAAATCGGTTACAGTAACAGAATAAGTACCTACAGAAAGTCCGCCAACATAAGCAGATATTGGATTTCCCGGAGCATCCCAAAAATATGAATATGCCGGAGTACCACCGCTTGGGATTGCATTTACTGAGCCAACAAAATTTATACAATCTTCATCTGTTTTATTAATTACAGTTGATAGAACATCTGGTTCATTTACAATAAAACTTTCACTTTCCTGGCATCCCGAAGTATTATGAGTTACATTCAAAGTATAGGTTCCGGCTACTAAGCCAGAAATATCTTCAGAAACTCCTCCATTTGACCAAAAATACATAAAGTTTGTTGAGGGACCGAAGTTAATATTTACTGTAGGATTAATTGCACCATCTGAAAGACCATTACATGAAACACCTGTTATAATTGAACTAAAGGTAATCTCAGAATTTTCTTCTATTACAGTAACGCTTTCAGTATGTGTACATGAATTTGCATCAGAAATCGTTACAGTATATGTTCCGGCAGATAAGCCTGGTACAGAATATGTTGTGGGATTTCCAGGGGCATTCCAGCTGTAAGTATATAGTGGAGTACCGCCATTAGCAACTATGGAAACTTCACCATTTGAACCTTGAAAACAAGTAACATCAGTTTTAGAAATCGTTCCTGCAAGCTCAGTTGGTTGAGTTATCTCAAAGGTTGAATCTTTTAAACAACCATTTCCGTCAATAATTTGAACTGAATATTGACCTGCACTTTGATTTGATATAAATTCTACTGTTGAAATAGTTGTGCCACCTGAAGTCCATGTACCACCTTCTTGCCAATCATATGTAAATGGAGTGGTTCCGTTAAGTATTAATTGTAATCCTCCATTGCTTCCTCCAAAGCAGCTAACTTCTGTTTCTGAGACTGTAATATTAAATGTTGCTTGCTGAACCATATCCGAAGTTACCGCATTACACATATTTGCATCAGTAACAAGTACAGTATAGACTTGTCCTCCTACAAGGTTGCTAATGTCTTCTGTTGTCGCTCCATTGTTCCAGAAATAAAAATATGGAGGTGTTCCTCCTGAAACTGTCAAATCAATACTACCTGATGAATTACATGTTTCATCAGTAATATTAAGCTGTAATTGCAAACTAGGTGGTTGCGAAATGCTTACAGTACTCATGGCAGTACTACCTCCTTGGCCTGTAACAGTTACTGAATAAGTTGTGGGATATAGAAATGAAATATCCTCAGTTGCATATGTAAAACCATAACCACTTTGCCAGAAATATGAATATGGACCTGGAAATGCGACTTGATCAACTGTAAGGTTTATTGCACCTTGAGGTTCATAGGCACAGGCCGCATTAGTAATAGCAAAGGTTAATGGTCCGTCAATAATCGTTGTATCCTGAGCCAAAGTAGTTGAGCTATGTAGTAAAAAGCTCAGGAATACACTGAAAATTAAAAAGTAATAGATTTTTTTCATAATTTTAAAATTTAGTTCATTATTAAACAGTATATATTAATTAATATTTATTTAAAAGAATTCAAAACACTACATATCAAAATATAATAAATTACACAGAATAACTAATTTTTCACATTCCATACAACTTCTTCTTACTGCCAATTTTTTTAAAAAAAACAATAGAGAGCAAATGTATAATTTAATGTAGAAATAACAAAAACAATTTTGCTTTTTCATAAACATATTTTTTTTTGAAGTGAATTTGTTTGTAGTACAATAAGATAGATGGAAATATTTATTTTAAGTAAAAATTAACAAAATTATTTATGGAATAAAAATATTAAATATTTTCAGTTTGCATTTTCTATAGATTATTCTGGATGAAGATTTAGAAGAACTTTAGAGGAAAAGACAATATGAAGGCAACTCCTGTTTTTTAAGTCATTAGTTGTCATTGTTATATATGATATTTAAACAACAAAATGAACTAAGAAAAAAAAATGAGCTAAATCAAAATCAAAAATTCCTATTTTTGAACAAAATTAATATAAGTAAAGTTGAACACAGTAATTAGTTATTTGCAGATTGAAAATATTTCTAAATCATATGGCGATTTATTGCTATTCGAAAACGTGTCATTAGGAATAAATAAAGACGATAAAATTGCTCTTATTGCAAAAAATGGAGCAGGAAAAACCTCATTGCTTAATGTTATTGCTGGAATTGAAAGTGCTGATTCTGGCAATATTTCTATTCGCAATAATGTAAATATTGAATATCTTGATCAAGATCCATTGCTTGACGAAAATTGTACAATCATTGAACAAGTTTATAATTCATCAAATGAAATTGCTGCAACAGTTAAGGAATACGAAGAAGCAATAGTTTCAACAAACAAAAAGTTGATACAATCGGCAATGGAAAAGATGGATGCCCTAAATGCCTGGCAATACGAAGTTAAGGTAAAACAAATTCTTAGCCGACTGAAAATTGACAATTTTTATCAACCCATAAAAGAACTTTCTGGAGGACAGCGAAAAAGGCTTGCATTAGCTAAAGTTTTGATAAATGAACCAGATTTTCTAATTCTTGATGAGCCTACAAATCATCTTGATCTTGATATGATTGAATGGTTGGAATCCTATTTAAAAAAGTCTAAAAGTACTTTATTGATGGTTACTCACGACAGGTATTTCTTAGATAGAGTTTGTACAGAAATTGTTGAATTAGACGAAAAGCAAATTTTCTTATATAAAGGGAATTATTCATATTTTCTTGAAAAAAGAGAGCAAAGAGTAAAAAATACAAATGCCAATATAGAAAAAGCCAGAAATCTACTTCGGACAGAATTAGATTGGATGAGACGTTCGCCTCAGGCAAGAACCACAAAATCTAAATCGAGAATTGAAGCATTCTATGATCTTCAGGATGTTGCATCTCAAAAGACGAACGACAAGCAAATAAAAATTGATATTAAAACTTCGAGATTAGGAAAAAAAATAATAGACATATATTATTTGAACAAAAATTTTGGAGACATAGAAATCCTAAAAGATTTCTCATATAAATTTGTAAAAGGCGAAAAAATTGGAATAATTGGAAAAAATGGTTCCGGGAAAACAACTTTTGTGAATTTGATTACAGGAAATGAAAAAGCAAGTTCCGGAAAAATTGACATTGGTGAAACCGTAAAATTTGGTTATTTCAAGCAAGATGGAATTAAATTCAAAGAAAGCCAACGAGTAATTGATATAGTTCGAGAAATAGCAGAGCTTGTAAGTTTCGGTGTAGGAAAAAAAATGTCGGTAACTCAGTTCCTAAATTATTTTCTTTTCCCATCAGAAATGCACTACAATCGAGTATCGAAACTCAGTGGGGGCGAAAAACGGCGATTATACCTTCTCACTGTTTTGATGAAAAATCCTAATTTTTTGATACTCGATGAACCAACCAACGATTTGGATATTTTAACTTTAAATGTCCTTGAAGAATATTTGCAAAACTTTCCGGGCTGCGTACTAATTGTTTCGCACGACAGATATTTTATGGATAAAATAATAGATAGAATGTTTGTTTTCGAAGGCAATGGGGCACTGAAAGATTTTCCCGGAGACTATTCAAACTATCTTGACTATAAAATTGCAAAAGAAAAACGAGAAAAAAAGTCGATACCAAAAACTACAAAAGAAAAAGTTAAGAAGCAAAATCCTAACAAACTGTCCTACAATGAGCAGAGAGAATTAGGAACACTCGAAAAAGAAATTCAAGAACTTGAAACCGAAAAATCGGAGCTGGAAATTGCTCTGAATGCTGGAAATCTTAATGCCAATCAATTGAATGAAAATTCAAAACGATTAAACAAAATAATTGAATTGATTGATAAAAAGGATAATAGGTGGTTAGAGCTTAGTATGATTGAAGAATCATAAATTTTGAGTATAAATTTGAAAGCACTGCAACATTTGTTTTGAAATATGAAAATGCTCGAAACTGAAATTTCAAAATTTATTAGTCGAAAAATATACCTTATATATAAGCACATTTTTTATGAAAAAGGAGAATGTTAAAAGTCGGATTGAAAAGCTAAGAAATCAGCTTGAATTGCACAATCATAAATATTATGTTTTATCAGAACCATCAATTAGCGATTTCGAATACGATGTATTAATGAATGATCTGATTTTTCTTGAAAAATCTAATCCGGAATTTTTAAGTTTAAGCTCTCCAACACAAAGAGTTGGCAACTACATAAATAAAGAATTTGCACAAATTGAGCATAAATATCCAATGCTATCGCTTGGAAATACTTATTCGCAACAAGAACTTTTAGATTTTGACAACAGAATAAAAAAGAATATCGACATAGATTATGAATACGTTTGCGAACTAAAATTTGATGGTGTAGCCATCGGTTTGAATTACGAAAATGGAAATTTAAAACATGCAGTTACACGTGGCGATGGAAATAGAGGAGACGATGTTACAGACAATGTAAAAACAATTCGGAGTATTCCACTAAAATTGCATGGCGAAGATTTTCCCGAAAAATTTGAAATCAGAGGTGAGATTTTTATTTCTCATGAAGGATTTGAAAAATTTAATGCCGAACGGATAAAATTAGGAAAATCTTCGTTTGCAAATCCTAGAAATGCAGCTTCGGGTACTTTGAAAATGCAAAATTCTGCTCTTGTTGCCAAACGACCTCTCGATTGTTTTTTATATCACTTGATGAGTGAAAACCTTCCTGGCGATTCTCATTTCGAGAACCTACGAAAAGCAAAAGAGTGGGGATTTAAAATACCGGAATACAATAAAAAATGTAAAAAAATTGAGGAAGTTTTTGAATTTGTGAATTTCTGGAATTCCGAAAGAAAGAATCTCCCATTCGATATTGATGGAATTGTTATAAAAATTGATTCTCTGCTACAACAGGAAGATTTAGGATTTACTGCAAAATCGCCTCGTTGGGCAATTTCCTACAAATTCAAAGCCGAGCAACAACTCACAAAACTGTTGTCGGTAAGTTTTCAGGTCGGACGAACAGGTTCAATCACACCAGTTGCAAATTTAGAACCCATTCAGCTTGCAGGAACTACTGTCAAAAGGGCTTCTTTGCATAATGCCGACCAGATTGAATTGCTCGATATTCGATTAAACGATTATGTTTTTGTAGAAAAAGGGGGCGAAATTATACCTAAAATTGTTGGTGTTGACCAAACAAAAAGAATCGAACAAAGTAGTCAATTAGAATTTATAAAAATGTGCCCTGAGTGCAATACCGAATTAGTTAGAAAAGAAGACGAGGCAAATCATTTTTGTTTGAACGAAAACGGATGCCCTCCACAAATTAAAGGGAAAATAGAACATTTTGTCAGCAGAAAAGCTATGAATATTGGATTGGCTGAAGCTACCATAGATTTACTATTTAAAAATTCTTTGCTGAAAAATGTTGCTGATTTATATGAGCTAAAATTCGAGCAGCTATTGTTGCTCGATAGATTTGCCGAAAAATCGGCTCAAAAATTAATCGACAGTATTCACGATTCTATAAAGGTTGAATATCATCGTGTTTTATATGCTCTCGGAATTAGATTTGTTGGCGAAACTATTGCAAAAATTCTTGCATCATCAACAAAATCGATTGATGAACTGGCTAATACAAACTTTGAAGAACTAATTGAAATAGAAGAAATTGGGGATAAAATTGCTGAAAGTTTGCAAAAATATTTTGCCGATGAGAAAAATGTTCAACTTATCGAACGACTAAAGAAATTTGGGCTGCAAATGTCTGCAAAAACTAATCGGGCAAACATCACTGATATTTTAAAAGGATTGACATTTGTTATTTCAGGAAAATTTCAAAAACATTCTCGAGACGATTTGAAATTAATGATTAGTGAGAATGGAGGTAAAAATATTAGTTCAATTTCGAAAAATACAAGCTATCTTTTGGCAGGCGAAAAAATTGGACCATCGAAAATGACTAAAGCCGAAAAATTGTCAATAAAAATTATTAACGAGGACGAATTTCTTGAAATGTTAAATTAATTTCTAATTTTCTAAGTAATATTGTAAAGTGAAATATTTCGAAAAAATAAGACAATTTGTTGCCGAAATTTTAATGAAAAAGCAAATTTCTAAACAAGGCAGAAAAAAAAGTACCTCTAATTTCGATCTGTCGAAAAATATTGGTGTAGTTTTTAATTCTACCAAAAATGAGAATCTTATTTCATCCAAAAAATTTATTGATTCTTTGGTTGATATGAATATTGAAGTTACGGGATTAGCTTTATATGAATCAAAAAAAATACCTGATCATTTAGTTCAAGACGAAAAATGTATTTTTTTCAATAATCAAGATTTTAACTTTTTTTATCAAGCAAAGACAAATGAAATAAAATCTTTTATCAAAAAAGATTTCGATATTTTAATTGACCTTTGCATTGAAGATAATTTTTTAATAAATTGTGTAGTCGAATTGTCGGCTTCGAAATTTAAAGTCGGCAAATATGACAAAAAGAAAAATTATGATTTTATGATTAATATTAAAGATGGAGATTTAGATTTTTACATCGAACAAATTATTCTGTATGTATCCAGTTTAAAAGTTTAGTTTATGTAAGTGATTGAAATATCAAAATTCAAGTTCTTAAAAATTAATAATTTCGTGTTATAAATTTTATAAAAAATGTATTATGGACACTGCAAAATTTAAAGGTACTGGCGTTGCACTTGTAACTCCTTTCGATTTCAATAAAAATATTGATTTCGATTCGCTCGGAAAACTTATTGACTATCAGCTATTGAATAATATCGACTATTTTGTGGTGCTTGGCACAACTGGCGAATCTGTTACATTGTCGAAGGAAGAGAAAAAATTGCTTGTGGAATTTGTTATTGAAAAAGTAGATGGTCGAAAGCCAATAGTTGTAGGAATCGGAGGCAATAATACGGACGAAGTACTCAAAAATATTTATGAATTTGATTTTCAGGGAATTGATACAATTTTGTCTGTTGCACCTTAT belongs to Bacteroidota bacterium and includes:
- a CDS encoding T9SS type A sorting domain-containing protein, which translates into the protein MKKIYYFLIFSVFLSFLLHSSTTLAQDTTIIDGPLTFAITNAACAYEPQGAINLTVDQVAFPGPYSYFWQSGYGFTYATEDISFLYPTTYSVTVTGQGGSTAMSTVSISQPPSLQLQLNITDETCNSSGSIDLTVSGGTPPYFYFWNNGATTEDISNLVGGQVYTVLVTDANMCNAVTSDMVQQATFNITVSETEVSCFGGSNGGLQLILNGTTPFTYDWQEGGTWTSGGTTISTVEFISNQSAGQYSVQIIDGNGCLKDSTFEITQPTELAGTISKTDVTCFQGSNGEVSIVANGGTPLYTYSWNAPGNPTTYSVPGLSAGTYTVTISDANSCTHTESVTVIEENSEITFSSIITGVSCNGLSDGAINPTVNINFGPSTNFMYFWSNGGVSEDISGLVAGTYTLNVTHNTSGCQESESFIVNEPDVLSTVINKTDEDCINFVGSVNAIPSGGTPAYSYFWDAPGNPISAYVGGLSVGTYSVTVTDFNGCQATASATINPPVMPVASLSGTDLLCKNIPTGEITTSVVSGTPPYSYLWNNAVTSSTNSNLNAGTFTVIISDSQNCTDTVSLTITEPATSTAVQLNYFPNICYGVNTGQITAVASGGTVAGSGTTAYTYQWSNGNNTFQNLGLTAGTYGVTVSDDNGCEVSQSATIVQPLDTLYINGTITTDVNCFGESNGALDITPQGGWGSYTYLWSNGQIVEDIQNLQSGTYSVTITDANNCIATSSYFVDQPNALTLGIPSTTNILCFGENTGAIDLSVVGGTTPYDYLWSNTETTQNIANLIANTYDVTVTDAHGCSSTINATLSEPASAVSVQLNYFPNICFGASTGNVTAIPTGGTYSGSGTPTDYNYLWSNGGNTFQISSLTAGTYEVTVSDDNGCTVSQQATINQPTDLLQISSSTIDDADCFGNSDGAIDITPFGGWGSYSFLWSNGAVSEDLINLISGNYTVTITDGVIGCTAIATYTVGQPSVLNLNIDSSTDILCNGDNSGDIYIGVAGGTFPYNYLWSNNSTTEDITNLIADTYEVTVSDANGCSETISTTLTEPASEVSVQLNYVANICYGASSGSITAIPSGGTISGTGIPLDYSYIWSNGGNTFQISGLTAGTYEVTVSDDNGCTVTQQATINQPTDLLVINNQSVTDANCFGESNGSINITSFGGWGLNSYLWSNAATTEDLINIPTGNYSVTVTDIVGCFVVGSYFVDEPTDLQLNFNSTTNILCNGNNTGSIDLGVNGGSPNYSYLWSNGEITEDINTLPAGNYSVTVSDSHGCSDIISTSITEPAAAISVQLNYMANICYGANTGSITAIPSGGTVPGAGTPTDYNYIWSNGSNTFQISGLVAGTYEVTVSDDNGCSVTQQATINQPLALLEISNSTVIDANCFGENTGSINISTNGGWGSNVFVWDNGSNAEDLINLTTGTYLVTVSDGLIGCFATGTYFVDEPTELVSSITSVTDILCNGENTGEIEHSVTGGSPGYTFFWSNFEITEDLSSVPAGNYSVTVTDSHGCTDISTTALTEPTTSISLQLNYFPYICYNANSGQITALPNGGTVVGNYTYAWSNGSTDFQILGLPANTYSVTVSDDNACTVTQSATIQEPASDLMILNDFVTNANCFGESNGAINITVDGGWGAYTYLWSNSSTTQNISGLNANTYDVVVSDLYGCTVSGSFIVDEPNLLEANFVSITDILCHGDNTGEINLGVIGGTTPYSYLWSNGETTEDINNLIANAYEVTVTDNNNCVTSVNGTLTEPATSVSVQLNLIPNICYGANTGSITAIPIGGTISGTGIPSDYTYTWSDGETSFINNALIAGTYTVTVFDDNACTDIESATILQPANDLIITNSATVDVQCYGESNGAIDITPFGGWNQYTYLWNNSSTDQDISNLPAGNYSVVVSDLYGCSITANYTIDQPNTLALLIQNTTNVSCNGESTGAINLGVSGGTSPFTYHWETSNGTYISSFEDLILLTADTYTVTVTDDNLCTATISATLSEPSAVNVSFNSALPITTNFEYYVCFGETNGNLIAQGMGGTAPYTYLWFDGSTDVNVTNIGAGTYLITVTDALGCEKVSSQGIIQSANAITPILTAFDPPCILNTTGEISLILNGGESPYLITWSTGQTSGGTFVSGTGTVDSIFNLNYGTYTISIEDSWGCTNSASAQISPPPDPITLGNLTGDIIQCFGESSTVSIEAMGGTPPYMYSFDYDTTNYTANVAQYANISAGVYPLSMWDANGCASVYSITIYEPDQMSFNSNIFNVSCFTFTDGIIDLSNVAGGFYPGFDAIQTYSYTWSNLMTTQDVTVGAGIYSVTITSDARGCTTTGSFTVDQPNPMSVLVIDETQISCNNSSDGAIDISVGGGTSPYSYLWTNGAVTQDLVGIPGNFVYDVTVTDANGCNVSSSAQLPITLIDPAPMTYSFDSTSVFNVLCAGDATGYVDIDPFGGAAPYTYQWMDGSLINPRSDLVQGDYTVTVTDINSCQLIFSLTIHGHDEILINSQISEPLCYGDANGSINLFISGGVFPFNATWTGDNGFSSNLEDLTNITAGMYSVIIEDSLGCFETTSIVLNQPCELSSTLYGTDSITGISGMIDNYVCCGTYPYIYLWNTNDVTEDLANIGSGTYTVTVTDNNGCQVSSSYSIYSLEAPHWYAPFTGNNHTIHIPINAVGLDIGIGDYLGVFYDSSGVPACGGYVRWEGSNTALSAWGDDGLTIEKDGFDDLETFTWRIWDVTNGYTYPAVATYDVSYQNIDAYEENGISGLLSIGFDPSSVDTQYIALNQNWNIISTYIDVLAPSDSVVNVFANIMSDLIIIKDGYGNIFAPYGLFGPFIIDGIGTIAIGEGYQVKMANTATLAVVGQEIIPENIVLSVPVGWSMLGYLRFSEASIDYIFMDTYNGGMNNVTNRISLVKNSMGQVYWPEINLNLIGNMVPGQGYQIKINTLGGAVNFSYPPNGYLSKSTIINQVPVHFKNVKNTGTNMTIGFPKSAWNVVPNSGDELGVFNANGVLVGSTVFSNTNLAVSVWGNDETTESIEGLMDNENMTFKLWNSSTNIEEVFFVESWEKGEETYSTNGISIAEKVSLVGNSHFSISQNVPNPFSDYSEIEFYLPESKFVTISIYNLIGDKLEEVVNNDFEAGNHKIKIDGKNLSAGTYYYKISTDAFVATKAMNIIK
- a CDS encoding ABC-F family ATP-binding cassette domain-containing protein; its protein translation is MNTVISYLQIENISKSYGDLLLFENVSLGINKDDKIALIAKNGAGKTSLLNVIAGIESADSGNISIRNNVNIEYLDQDPLLDENCTIIEQVYNSSNEIAATVKEYEEAIVSTNKKLIQSAMEKMDALNAWQYEVKVKQILSRLKIDNFYQPIKELSGGQRKRLALAKVLINEPDFLILDEPTNHLDLDMIEWLESYLKKSKSTLLMVTHDRYFLDRVCTEIVELDEKQIFLYKGNYSYFLEKREQRVKNTNANIEKARNLLRTELDWMRRSPQARTTKSKSRIEAFYDLQDVASQKTNDKQIKIDIKTSRLGKKIIDIYYLNKNFGDIEILKDFSYKFVKGEKIGIIGKNGSGKTTFVNLITGNEKASSGKIDIGETVKFGYFKQDGIKFKESQRVIDIVREIAELVSFGVGKKMSVTQFLNYFLFPSEMHYNRVSKLSGGEKRRLYLLTVLMKNPNFLILDEPTNDLDILTLNVLEEYLQNFPGCVLIVSHDRYFMDKIIDRMFVFEGNGALKDFPGDYSNYLDYKIAKEKREKKSIPKTTKEKVKKQNPNKLSYNEQRELGTLEKEIQELETEKSELEIALNAGNLNANQLNENSKRLNKIIELIDKKDNRWLELSMIEES
- the ligA gene encoding NAD-dependent DNA ligase LigA, which gives rise to MKKENVKSRIEKLRNQLELHNHKYYVLSEPSISDFEYDVLMNDLIFLEKSNPEFLSLSSPTQRVGNYINKEFAQIEHKYPMLSLGNTYSQQELLDFDNRIKKNIDIDYEYVCELKFDGVAIGLNYENGNLKHAVTRGDGNRGDDVTDNVKTIRSIPLKLHGEDFPEKFEIRGEIFISHEGFEKFNAERIKLGKSSFANPRNAASGTLKMQNSALVAKRPLDCFLYHLMSENLPGDSHFENLRKAKEWGFKIPEYNKKCKKIEEVFEFVNFWNSERKNLPFDIDGIVIKIDSLLQQEDLGFTAKSPRWAISYKFKAEQQLTKLLSVSFQVGRTGSITPVANLEPIQLAGTTVKRASLHNADQIELLDIRLNDYVFVEKGGEIIPKIVGVDQTKRIEQSSQLEFIKMCPECNTELVRKEDEANHFCLNENGCPPQIKGKIEHFVSRKAMNIGLAEATIDLLFKNSLLKNVADLYELKFEQLLLLDRFAEKSAQKLIDSIHDSIKVEYHRVLYALGIRFVGETIAKILASSTKSIDELANTNFEELIEIEEIGDKIAESLQKYFADEKNVQLIERLKKFGLQMSAKTNRANITDILKGLTFVISGKFQKHSRDDLKLMISENGGKNISSISKNTSYLLAGEKIGPSKMTKAEKLSIKIINEDEFLEMLN